From a region of the Cucumis sativus cultivar 9930 chromosome 6, Cucumber_9930_V3, whole genome shotgun sequence genome:
- the LOC105435775 gene encoding probable inactive purple acid phosphatase 29: MSMPVLSPLFLILLFSLTFPPTKSTAVQRNQPMRLRFGKNGEFKILQVADMHYANGKSTPCEDVLPDQISSCSDLNTTAFLRRMILAEKPDFIVFTGDNIFGYDATDAAKSLDAAFAPAIASNIPWAAVLGNHDQESTLSREGVMKHIVGLKSTLSKVNPSGMKTINGFGNYNLEVSGVKGSDFENKSVLNLYFLDSGDYSTVPGIYGYGWIKPSQQFWFQLTSAMLKRAYTGKPFPQKTAAPGLTFFHIPLPEYSSFDASNYTGVLQDVGISSPSVNSGFFTAMVEAGDVKAVFTGHDHLNDFCGLLTGINLCYGGGFGYHAYGKAGWSRRARVVVANLERTAKGNWGSVKSIRTWKRLDDKHLTRIDSQVLWSKNSLGGDL; the protein is encoded by the exons ATGTCTATGCCGGTGCTGTCTCCCCTGTTTCTGatccttctcttctctctcactTTTCCGCCGACCAAATCCACTGCCGTTCAACGGAACCAACCGATGCGGCTGAGATTTGGGAAAAATGGGGAGTTTAAGATACTTCAAGTGGCGGATATGCATTATGCTAATGGGAAAAGTACCCCGTGTGAGGATGTTCTTCCCGATCAGATTTCTTCTTGTTCTGACCTCAACACCACCGCCTTTCTTCGCCGGATGATTCTTGCTGAGAAACctgatttcattgtttttacTG GGGACAATATCTTTGGATACGATGCAACGGATGCTGCAAAATCATTAGATGCTGCATTTGCTCCAGCAATTGCTTCCAACATTCCTTGGGCTGCTGTTCTGGGGAACCATGACCAAGAATCTACTCTTTCTAGGGAAGGAGTAATGAAGCATATAGTTGGGTTGAAAAGTACTCTTTCTAAGGTTAATCCTTCAGGAATGAAGACAATCAATGGATTCGGGAACTACAATCTTGAGGTAAGCGGGGTGAAGGGATCTGATTTTGAGAACAAATCGGTTCTAAATCTGTATTTCCTTGACAGTGGTGATTACTCCACAGTTCCTGGGATTTATGGCTATGGCTGGATTAAACCTTCTCAGCAGTTTTGGTTTCAGCTTACTTCTGCGATGCTCAAG AGAGCATACACGGGCAAGCCATTCCCTCAAAAGACTGCAGCACCTGGGCTAACATTCTTCCACATACCATTGCCAGAGTATTCAAGCTTTGATGCATCTAACTATACGGGTGTTCTCCAAGATGTAGGGATCAGCTCTCCTTCTGTGAATTCTGGTTTCTTTACCGCCATGGTTGAAGCAGGAGATGTAAAAGCAGTGTTTACAGGCCATGATCATCTCAATGACTTCTGTGGGTTGCTTACTGGGATTAACCTTTGCTATGGTGGAGGATTTGGGTACCATGCTTATGGGAAGGCTGGGTGGTCTAGGAGAGCTAGAGTGGTGGTGGCTAACTTGGAAAGAACAGCTAAAGGAAATTGGGGAAGTGTTAAATCTATCAGAACATGGAAACGCCTTGATGATAAACATCTCACACGCATTGATAGTCAAGTTCTTTGGAGCAAGAACTCTCTTG GTGGCGATCTTTGA
- the LOC101213913 gene encoding major pollen allergen Ole e 6, giving the protein MAKKIVAVFFMCIVVMASLQFGNATNEEVKKYEAKYEAKYVSCYENCLRICLARLSGRGYCEVKCDEDCEEKEVAEKLHIQIKH; this is encoded by the exons atggcCAAGAAGATTGTTGCAGTGTTTTTTATGTGCATTGTAGTGATGGCTTCTTTGCAATTTGGCAATGCCACCAACGAAGAGGTTAAGAAATATGAGGCTAAATATGAGGCCAAATATGTGTCTTGCTATGAAAATTGTTTGAGGATATGCCTTGCAAGGCTCAGCGGCCGAGGCTACTGCGAAGTTAAATGTGACGAAGATTGCGAAGAGAAAGAAGTTGCTG AGAAGTTGCACATCCAAATCAAGCACTGA
- the LOC101213666 gene encoding major pollen allergen Ole e 6 has protein sequence MAKKMMAVFLMCIVVVTSLQFATANKEYEVASYEAKFDAKYKACFVTCEKECIERGSGHSYCEVKCDEDCGAKEAADKLHIH, from the exons atggccaagAAAATGATGGCAGTGTTTTTGATGTGCATTGTGGTGGTAACCAGTTTGCAATTTGCCACTGCCAATAAGGAGTATGAAGTGGCCAGTTACGAAGCCAAATTTGATGCCAAGTACAAGGCCTGCTTTGTAACTTGTGAGAAAGAATGCATTGAACGTGGAAGTGGCCACAGTTATTGTGAAGTTAAATGCGACGAAGATTGTGGTGCAAAAGAAGCTGCCG ATAAGTTGCATATCCATTAG
- the LOC105435776 gene encoding glycine--tRNA ligase, chloroplastic/mitochondrial 2, which produces MATFTRFRHISNIFVEEAHLFLPLGLPIPAYDQVLKASHAFNILDSRGFIGVTERARYFGRMRSLARQCAQLWLITRESLGHPLGVASDPVDLVMS; this is translated from the exons ATGGCAACGTTCACCAGGTTCAGACACATTTCTAACATCTTTGTGGAAGAAGCTCATTTGTTTCTTCCTTTAGGATTACCAATCCCTGC GTATGATCAGGTTTTGAAGGCATCTCATGCTTTCAACATATTGGACTCAAGAGGCTTCATTGGAGTAACCGAGCGTGCTCGTTATTTTGGTCGAATGCGAAG TTTAGCTCGTCAGTGTGCGCAACTGTGGCTGATAACCCGAGAATCCCTAGGTCATCCACTTGGTGTTGCTTCTGATCCTGTTGATCTTGTTATGTCCTAA
- the LOC101213029 gene encoding uncharacterized protein LOC101213029 codes for MPVMEKLKMFVVQEPVVAASCLIGGIGLFLPAFVRPILDSYAASKQAPQPVLSDVVAGMTGKK; via the exons ATGCCGGTCATGGAGAAGCTGAAGATGTTCGTAGTTCAAGAGCCCGTGGTGGCTGCATCTTGTTTAATCGGAGGAATTG GTCTTTTCCTTCCAGCCTTCGTAAGGCCAATTCTGGATTCCTATGCAGCATCTAAGCAAGCTCCTCAGCCTGTATTAAGTGAT GTGGTTGCAGGTATGACTGGAAAGAAATAA